In a genomic window of Candidatus Hydrogenedentota bacterium:
- a CDS encoding ABC transporter permease gives MSLWRIAWCYLWNRKLTTLLTILSVALGVGLIYSVLTLREETRKRFEEEGQAFDIVVGAKGSPLQLVLSALYFMDVPTGNIAFSDYEALKNHEDVAAAFPICMGDTFRGFRIVGTTPEIFGYTWTSAITGETRQPFSFASGRPFEKPMEAVVGSAVAEAEGLELGDSFIGSHGFIELPEGLGHDHSDAPYTVVGILAASGTPNDRAIFCSMDSVWNVHAHPKEEDGDHHEDHDESREVTAILIALESPSLRFQFVEYVNDSFNAMATIPIQQVANLYANILGTAKSVLLAVGYLVVVISAISVLIGLYLSIFQRKRDLAVMRALGASAYEIVSSVLIEAFLVTLLGIGVGWLLGNGVCWAIGQYLERRYGLGVGLFGLLTQEQWAAFATIALVGLLAGILPAWQAYRTDVARDLAEL, from the coding sequence ATGAGCCTGTGGCGCATTGCATGGTGCTATTTATGGAATCGCAAACTGACAACGCTGTTGACGATTCTGTCGGTTGCGCTGGGAGTCGGTCTCATCTACTCCGTGTTGACGCTCCGCGAGGAAACCCGCAAACGCTTCGAGGAAGAAGGCCAGGCTTTCGATATCGTTGTGGGCGCGAAGGGCAGCCCCCTGCAACTCGTCCTGAGCGCCCTGTACTTCATGGACGTGCCGACGGGCAACATCGCGTTCTCCGATTATGAAGCCCTGAAAAATCACGAGGATGTCGCGGCGGCGTTTCCGATTTGCATGGGCGACACGTTCCGGGGTTTCCGCATCGTGGGCACAACCCCGGAAATCTTCGGTTATACCTGGACCAGCGCAATCACCGGCGAGACGCGCCAGCCGTTTTCCTTCGCGTCGGGGCGTCCGTTCGAGAAGCCGATGGAGGCCGTGGTCGGCAGTGCCGTGGCCGAAGCGGAAGGTCTCGAGCTGGGCGATTCCTTTATCGGCTCCCACGGATTCATCGAATTGCCCGAAGGGCTGGGGCACGATCATAGCGACGCCCCGTACACGGTGGTGGGTATTCTGGCGGCTTCCGGCACGCCGAACGATCGCGCCATCTTTTGTTCGATGGATTCCGTCTGGAATGTTCACGCCCACCCCAAGGAAGAAGACGGCGATCATCACGAGGATCATGATGAATCGCGCGAAGTGACCGCAATCCTCATCGCCTTGGAAAGCCCCTCGCTTCGTTTTCAATTCGTGGAGTATGTAAACGATTCATTCAATGCGATGGCGACGATCCCGATTCAGCAGGTTGCAAATCTGTACGCCAACATCCTAGGCACGGCCAAGAGCGTGCTGCTGGCGGTCGGCTATCTCGTCGTGGTCATTTCGGCCATATCCGTCCTGATCGGGCTTTACTTGTCCATTTTTCAACGCAAACGCGATCTGGCCGTCATGCGCGCCCTCGGTGCGTCCGCTTACGAAATAGTAAGTTCCGTCCTGATAGAAGCGTTCCTGGTGACGTTGCTTGGCATCGGCGTGGGCTGGTTGCTGGGCAACGGCGTCTGCTGGGCAATCGGCCAGTACCTTGAACGCCGCTACGGACTCGGCGTCGGCCTATTCGGCCTATTGACCCAGGAGCAATGGGCGGCCTTTGCCACCATCGCGCTTGTCGGCCTGCTTGCCGGCATTTTGCCCGCATGGCAGGCATATCGCACCGATGTGGCCCGCGATCTTGCGGAATTGTAG
- a CDS encoding DUF3299 domain-containing protein: MRRRVVRDIGTFLGVIVILGVVVFVNGQMQRGTLKDRMEKVRQAAEAKQRGSGVELLSWDILRKTTGSRKTGPTFDKRLMEKRDEKVSIIGFMVPLYDFRNIKEFILLPVPIECYFCQAPPMRDVMLVQMAENTSVDLVKEPIIVSGDLTLNEGPGTKFFYVIKDATRGAAEKGGKLTRKKITTEHVQHAIGAKQSEEAQQEPLLEGQEPPKAP; this comes from the coding sequence GTGAGAAGACGCGTAGTCCGCGATATAGGCACTTTTCTGGGCGTGATCGTCATTCTGGGCGTAGTCGTGTTCGTCAACGGCCAGATGCAGCGAGGCACGCTGAAAGATCGCATGGAAAAGGTCCGGCAGGCGGCCGAGGCCAAGCAGCGCGGATCGGGCGTCGAACTGCTTTCATGGGACATCCTGCGCAAGACCACCGGTTCCCGCAAGACCGGCCCCACCTTCGACAAGCGCCTCATGGAAAAACGCGACGAAAAGGTCAGCATCATCGGTTTCATGGTGCCGCTCTATGATTTCCGAAATATCAAGGAGTTCATTCTGCTGCCCGTTCCAATCGAATGCTACTTCTGCCAGGCGCCCCCCATGCGCGACGTCATGCTGGTTCAAATGGCCGAAAATACGTCGGTGGATCTGGTCAAGGAGCCCATTATCGTCAGTGGCGATCTGACATTGAACGAGGGACCCGGAACAAAGTTTTTCTATGTAATCAAGGATGCAACGCGCGGCGCCGCCGAAAAAGGCGGCAAACTCACGCGAAAAAAGATTACCACAGAACACGTCCAGCACGCCATCGGCGCCAAGCAGAGCGAAGAAGCCCAACAAGAACCCCTTCTGGAAGGCCAAGAACCGCCCAAGGCGCCTTGA
- a CDS encoding pyridoxine 5'-phosphate synthase — protein MIKLGVNIDHVATLRQARRGTAPDVIAAAKICELAGAHQITVHLRQDRRHIQDRDVELLRQVLLVRLNLEMGATDEIIRIAHRIKPDVVCLVPENRQEITTEGGLDVASQKTRLKKVVSGFNKAGIEVSMFIDPDNKQIDASAAVGAKYVELHTGCYANAKGDAVFEELDRLFAAADRAQQAGLVVNAGHGLTVRNLPLVAEIPGLHEVNIGHDIMARALFIGLENAVTEILDVLEMYSAGE, from the coding sequence ATGATCAAACTCGGAGTCAACATTGATCACGTTGCGACGCTGCGCCAGGCGCGCAGGGGCACGGCGCCCGATGTCATTGCCGCCGCGAAAATCTGCGAACTTGCGGGAGCGCACCAGATAACCGTCCATCTTCGCCAGGATCGACGCCACATTCAGGATCGCGACGTGGAACTCCTCCGCCAAGTCCTACTTGTCCGCCTCAATCTCGAAATGGGCGCGACAGACGAGATCATACGCATCGCACACCGCATCAAGCCCGATGTCGTTTGCCTTGTGCCCGAAAACCGGCAGGAAATCACCACGGAAGGCGGGCTCGATGTCGCTTCGCAAAAAACACGCTTGAAAAAAGTGGTGAGCGGTTTCAACAAGGCTGGGATCGAGGTCAGCATGTTCATCGATCCCGACAACAAACAGATTGACGCCAGCGCCGCGGTTGGAGCGAAGTATGTCGAACTCCATACCGGCTGTTATGCGAATGCGAAGGGGGATGCCGTGTTCGAGGAACTGGACCGTCTGTTCGCGGCTGCCGATCGTGCGCAACAGGCGGGGCTCGTCGTCAACGCCGGCCACGGCCTGACGGTTCGCAATCTGCCGCTCGTTGCGGAAATCCCCGGCCTGCACGAGGTCAATATCGGACATGACATCATGGCCCGCGCCCTGTTCATTGGCCTTGAAAACGCCGTCACCGAAATTCTCGACGTGCTTGAAATGTATTCGGCGGGCGAATAA